The following are encoded together in the Sphingomonas insulae genome:
- a CDS encoding DUF2171 domain-containing protein yields MHDHSNIKEHMKVIGADGVHVGTVDHVDGERIKLTKNDSPSTQDGQGGKHHYLPAGLVAEIEGDTVRLSATAQNAVDMFDEAE; encoded by the coding sequence ATGCACGATCATAGCAACATCAAGGAGCATATGAAGGTCATCGGCGCCGATGGCGTCCATGTCGGCACCGTCGACCATGTCGATGGCGAGCGCATCAAGCTGACCAAGAACGATTCGCCCAGCACGCAGGACGGGCAGGGCGGCAAGCACCATTACCTGCCCGCCGGCCTGGTCGCGGAAATCGAGGGCGACACGGTTCGGCTGAGCGCGACCGCGCAGAACGCCGTCGACATGTTCGACGAGGCGGAGTGA
- a CDS encoding ribonucleotide-diphosphate reductase subunit beta produces MSLLQASKQYKPFEYPWAFEFWKRQQQLHWLPEEVPLGEDCRDWAQKLSDHERNLLTQIFRFFTQADVEVQDCYHEKYGRVFKPTEIKMMLTAFSNMETVHIAAYSHLLDTIGMPESEYGAFLEYAEMKEKHDYMQNFGVDSDEDIARTLAMFGGFTEGVQLFASFAMLMNFPRFNKMKGMGQIVTWSIRDESLHCEGIIKMFHTFCQERQCLTKAVKDDIADVCQTTIRLEDNFIDLAFEMGPVNGMTPKEIKKYIRYIADWRMGQLGLKPIYMIDEHPLPWLAPMLNGVEHANFFEQRATEYSKAATKGQWNDVWDSFDKRQKAKIVRPTEQDLGLLESGDMFSRAGVAAE; encoded by the coding sequence ATGTCCCTCCTCCAAGCCTCCAAGCAGTACAAGCCGTTCGAATACCCCTGGGCGTTCGAATTCTGGAAGCGTCAGCAGCAGCTCCACTGGCTCCCCGAAGAGGTGCCGCTGGGCGAGGATTGCCGCGACTGGGCACAGAAGCTCAGCGACCACGAACGCAACCTCCTCACCCAGATCTTCCGCTTCTTCACGCAGGCGGACGTCGAGGTGCAGGATTGCTACCACGAGAAATACGGCCGCGTGTTTAAGCCGACCGAGATCAAGATGATGCTGACCGCGTTCAGCAACATGGAGACGGTGCACATCGCCGCCTACAGCCACCTGCTCGACACGATCGGCATGCCCGAGAGCGAATACGGCGCCTTCCTCGAATATGCCGAGATGAAGGAAAAGCATGACTACATGCAGAACTTCGGCGTCGACAGCGACGAGGACATCGCCCGCACGCTCGCCATGTTCGGCGGCTTCACCGAGGGCGTGCAGCTGTTCGCCAGCTTTGCGATGCTGATGAACTTCCCGCGCTTCAACAAGATGAAGGGCATGGGCCAGATCGTCACCTGGTCGATCCGCGACGAGAGCCTGCATTGCGAGGGCATCATCAAGATGTTCCACACCTTCTGTCAGGAGCGCCAGTGCCTGACCAAGGCGGTGAAGGACGACATCGCCGACGTCTGCCAGACGACGATCCGGCTCGAGGACAATTTCATCGACCTCGCGTTCGAGATGGGCCCGGTCAACGGCATGACGCCCAAGGAGATCAAGAAGTACATCCGCTACATCGCCGACTGGCGGATGGGGCAATTGGGCCTGAAGCCGATCTACATGATCGACGAACACCCCCTGCCCTGGCTCGCCCCGATGCTGAACGGCGTCGAGCACGCCAACTTCTTCGAACAGCGCGCCACCGAATATTCGAAGGCCGCGACCAAGGGCCAGTGGAACGACGTCTGGGATTCGTTCGACAAGCGCCAGAAGGCGAAGATCGTGCGGCCGACGGAGCAGGACCTGGGGCTGCTGGAGAGCGGCGACATGTTCTCGCGCGCTGGCGTGGCGGCGGAGTGA
- a CDS encoding EAL domain-containing protein gives MPYLVSRSQSDTGRFTASIWQLLGLHGDASDDQVRLHATRLTAVLAIWPFALIAQGITCAVLIGATLAGPTRTLIEVGTTALLLLMSSLSVYAMLAARRSREWASHLRTRGLMIAAAGIAAALASLLWAASGLPHGAIQLGCSVAVAGAIGMTVITLHPVRAAILGFGGGLVLMIPILSASVLPSIVAGAFLTCVVVATLRLARIDAARAHDRAAESRDGRLAAKMIAEFEGHGTGWFWEADRHGRLTYLSAKVATELAAAHRNPVGRLLTDVFRMDSAAPGTERTLAFHLSSRTSFSDYTVCAAGAVDGAEEMDGADETERWWSISGRPVVDELDRFQGFIGSGSDLTEKRRSDAEITRLALFDGLTGLANRQRMRASLDKTLQQQVGPYRPASLFLMDLDRFKAVNDTLGHQAGDALLKQVAQRLQRGVGDAGLVGRLGGDEFQVLLPGIDNRDTLATLARALIAALSQSYFIAGASVTIGCSIGVAIAPQHGEDAEELIRNADLALYAAKADGRGVHRFYSEDMLAGARSRKALEDDMRTALGEGGFELGYQPVVSTATTQIAGYEALLRWNHPVRGPISPADFIPVAEECGLIEALGEWVLRTACVQAARWPRAVRVAVNVSPIQFANPAFPALVTSALAHSGLAADRLELEITEGVFLDESGATDAMFKALKGIGVRLALDDFGTGYSSLGYLRNAPFDKIKIDQSFVRGAAQPGNRNAAIIRAIVTLADTLGMETTAEGVEVQDEIELIRRLGCSHIQGYVYGRSVPADQVVEQLGGVVQVAAVGHKVSRAPRTKMLRSARIAIGRNEGDVRIRNISASGAMIDGVDIDGQAVGLDVLIELIEDQMFAARVAWAKDGKAGLAFAESFNLDRLNQLQPSRVQRRVV, from the coding sequence ATGCCGTATCTGGTTTCACGTTCGCAGTCGGATACGGGGCGCTTCACGGCGTCCATATGGCAATTGCTGGGCCTGCATGGCGATGCGTCCGACGATCAGGTCCGGCTGCACGCCACGCGCCTTACCGCCGTCCTCGCGATCTGGCCGTTCGCATTGATCGCGCAGGGCATCACCTGCGCGGTGCTGATCGGCGCGACGCTTGCCGGCCCCACCCGTACCCTGATCGAAGTCGGTACGACCGCCCTGCTGCTGCTCATGTCCTCGCTGAGCGTCTACGCCATGCTGGCGGCGCGACGCTCGCGCGAATGGGCATCGCACCTGCGCACGCGCGGCCTCATGATCGCGGCGGCCGGGATCGCCGCCGCGTTGGCGTCGCTGCTCTGGGCCGCATCGGGACTGCCGCATGGCGCGATCCAGCTCGGCTGCTCCGTCGCCGTCGCCGGCGCGATCGGCATGACCGTCATCACCCTCCATCCGGTCCGCGCGGCGATCCTGGGCTTCGGCGGCGGTCTGGTATTGATGATCCCGATCCTGTCGGCCAGCGTCCTGCCCTCGATCGTCGCCGGTGCCTTCCTCACCTGCGTCGTCGTCGCGACGCTGCGTCTCGCACGGATCGACGCCGCCCGCGCCCACGATCGCGCCGCGGAATCGCGCGATGGTCGCCTCGCGGCAAAGATGATCGCCGAATTCGAAGGCCATGGCACCGGCTGGTTCTGGGAAGCGGACCGGCATGGCCGCCTCACCTATCTGTCGGCCAAGGTCGCCACCGAACTCGCCGCCGCCCATCGCAATCCCGTCGGCCGGTTGCTGACCGACGTGTTCCGGATGGACAGCGCCGCCCCCGGCACCGAACGCACGCTGGCCTTCCACCTTTCCTCGCGCACCTCGTTCTCGGACTATACCGTCTGCGCAGCCGGCGCCGTCGACGGGGCGGAGGAGATGGACGGAGCGGACGAGACGGAACGGTGGTGGTCGATCTCCGGCCGCCCGGTGGTGGACGAACTCGACCGTTTCCAGGGCTTCATCGGCTCGGGCAGCGACCTCACCGAAAAGCGCCGCTCGGATGCGGAGATCACCCGCCTCGCCCTGTTCGACGGGCTCACCGGCCTCGCCAACCGCCAGCGGATGCGCGCCAGCCTTGACAAGACGTTGCAGCAGCAGGTCGGGCCCTATCGCCCCGCCTCGCTGTTCCTGATGGACCTCGACCGGTTCAAGGCCGTCAACGACACGCTGGGACATCAGGCAGGTGACGCGCTGCTCAAGCAGGTCGCGCAACGATTGCAGCGCGGCGTCGGCGATGCCGGCCTGGTCGGGCGGCTCGGTGGCGACGAATTCCAGGTGCTGCTCCCCGGCATCGACAATCGCGACACGCTGGCGACGCTGGCGCGGGCGCTGATCGCCGCGTTGTCGCAATCCTATTTCATTGCCGGCGCATCGGTGACGATCGGCTGTTCGATCGGGGTCGCCATCGCACCCCAGCATGGCGAGGATGCCGAGGAGCTGATCCGCAACGCCGACCTCGCACTCTACGCCGCGAAGGCCGACGGGCGCGGCGTCCACCGCTTCTATTCCGAGGACATGCTGGCCGGCGCGAGGAGCCGCAAGGCGCTCGAGGACGACATGCGCACCGCGCTTGGCGAAGGCGGCTTCGAACTCGGCTACCAGCCGGTGGTGTCGACCGCGACGACGCAGATCGCGGGCTACGAGGCGCTGCTGCGCTGGAACCACCCGGTTCGCGGCCCGATCTCGCCCGCCGATTTCATTCCGGTCGCCGAGGAATGCGGGTTGATCGAGGCGTTGGGCGAATGGGTGTTGCGCACCGCCTGTGTCCAGGCCGCGCGCTGGCCGCGCGCCGTGCGCGTCGCGGTCAACGTCTCGCCGATCCAGTTCGCCAATCCGGCCTTCCCCGCCCTCGTCACCTCGGCGCTCGCGCATAGCGGCCTGGCTGCCGACCGGCTCGAACTGGAGATTACCGAGGGCGTCTTCCTCGACGAATCCGGCGCGACCGATGCGATGTTCAAGGCGCTGAAGGGCATCGGCGTCCGCCTGGCGCTCGACGATTTCGGCACCGGCTATTCCAGTCTCGGCTATCTGCGCAACGCGCCGTTCGACAAGATCAAGATCGACCAGAGCTTCGTGCGCGGCGCCGCGCAGCCCGGCAACCGCAACGCCGCGATCATTCGCGCGATCGTGACGCTCGCCGATACGCTCGGCATGGAAACCACCGCGGAGGGTGTCGAGGTACAGGACGAGATCGAACTGATCCGCAGGCTGGGGTGCAGCCACATCCAGGGCTATGTCTACGGCCGCAGCGTGCCGGCCGATCAGGTCGTCGAACAGCTCGGCGGCGTCGTACAGGTCGCCGCCGTCGGTCACAAGGTCAGCCGCGCACCCCGCACCAAGATGCTGCGATCCGCCCGCATCGCGATCGGCCGCAACGAGGGCGACGTGCGCATCCGCAATATCTCGGCGAGCGGCGCGATGATCGATGGCGTCGATATCGACGGCCAGGCGGTCGGCCTCGATGTCCTGATCGAGCTGATCGAGGACCAGATGTTCGCCGCGCGCGTCGCCTGGGCAAAGGACGGCAAGGCGGGACTCGCCTTCGCCGAATCGTTCAACCTCGACCGGCTCAACCAGTTGCAGCCCTCACGGGTCCAGCGCCGCGTGGTGTGA
- a CDS encoding ribonucleoside-diphosphate reductase subunit alpha, whose protein sequence is MDFRDTQGDTMSDTIEATTTSAATQAVGTGSKAVRARPYPVEVDHSRDALLTDFGKETLNDRYLLPGEGYQDLFVRVASAYADDAAHAQRLYDYISRLWFMPATPVLSNGGTGRGLPISCYLNSVPDSLNGIVDTWNENVWLASRGGGIGTYWGNVRGIGEPVGLNGKTSGIIPFVRVMDSLTLAISQGSLRRGSAACYLDISHPEIEEFLEIRKPSGDFNRKALNLHHGVLVTDAFMEAVRNGQEWHLRSPKDQAIRATVDARSLFQKLVETRLQTGEPYIVFADHVNSNMPKHHRELGLKVSTSNLCSEITLPTGVDHLGNDRTAVCCLSSLNLETWDQWKDEKGFIEDVMRFLDNVLQDYIDRHEPGMERAAYSAGRERSVGLGVMGFHSFLQARGLPFEGAMAKSWNLRMFKHIKGQADEASMQLAIERGPCPDAADTGAMERFSCKMAIAPTASISIICGGTSACIEPIPANIYTHKTLSGSFSVKNPYLEKLLNEKSKNSEAVWSSILEHGGSVQHLDFLSTEEKDCYKTSFEIDQRWLLELAGDRTPYIDQAQSLNLFIPADVEKWDLLMLHFRAWELGIKSLYYLRSKSVQRAGFAGSGGVEADNTISAPKFEIGETTDYDECLACQ, encoded by the coding sequence ATGGACTTCAGGGACACGCAGGGTGATACGATGAGCGACACGATCGAAGCGACCACCACCAGCGCCGCCACGCAGGCCGTCGGCACCGGCAGCAAGGCCGTGCGTGCTCGCCCCTACCCGGTCGAGGTCGACCACAGCCGCGATGCACTGCTCACCGACTTCGGCAAGGAAACGCTGAACGATCGCTATCTGCTGCCCGGCGAAGGCTATCAGGACCTCTTCGTCCGGGTCGCGTCGGCCTATGCCGACGATGCCGCGCACGCCCAGCGCCTGTACGACTATATCTCGCGCCTGTGGTTCATGCCGGCGACGCCGGTGCTGTCGAACGGCGGCACGGGCCGCGGCCTGCCGATCAGCTGCTACCTCAATTCGGTGCCCGACAGCCTCAACGGCATCGTCGACACCTGGAACGAGAACGTCTGGCTGGCCAGCCGTGGCGGCGGCATCGGCACCTATTGGGGCAATGTGCGCGGTATCGGCGAACCGGTCGGCCTCAATGGCAAGACCAGCGGCATCATCCCCTTCGTCCGCGTCATGGACAGCCTGACCCTCGCGATCAGCCAGGGTTCCCTGCGCCGCGGTTCGGCCGCCTGCTATCTCGACATCAGCCACCCGGAGATCGAGGAGTTCCTCGAAATCCGCAAACCCTCGGGCGATTTCAACCGCAAGGCCTTGAACCTCCACCACGGCGTGCTCGTCACCGACGCCTTCATGGAAGCTGTCCGCAACGGACAGGAATGGCACCTGCGCAGCCCCAAGGACCAGGCGATCCGCGCGACGGTCGATGCACGCTCGCTGTTCCAGAAGCTGGTCGAGACCCGGCTGCAGACCGGCGAGCCCTATATCGTCTTCGCCGACCACGTAAATTCGAACATGCCCAAGCATCACCGCGAGCTGGGGCTGAAGGTTTCGACCTCGAACCTGTGCAGCGAGATCACGCTGCCGACCGGCGTCGACCACCTCGGCAACGACCGCACCGCGGTGTGCTGCCTGTCGAGCCTCAACCTCGAGACGTGGGACCAGTGGAAGGACGAAAAGGGCTTCATCGAGGACGTGATGCGTTTCCTCGACAACGTCCTCCAGGATTACATCGACCGCCACGAGCCGGGGATGGAGCGTGCCGCCTATAGCGCGGGCCGCGAACGCTCGGTCGGCTTGGGCGTGATGGGCTTCCACTCGTTCCTCCAGGCGCGCGGGCTGCCGTTCGAGGGCGCGATGGCCAAGTCGTGGAACCTGCGCATGTTCAAGCACATCAAGGGCCAAGCCGACGAAGCCTCGATGCAACTCGCGATCGAGCGCGGCCCCTGCCCCGATGCCGCCGACACCGGCGCGATGGAGCGGTTCAGCTGCAAGATGGCGATCGCGCCGACCGCGTCGATCAGCATCATCTGCGGCGGCACCAGCGCGTGCATCGAACCGATCCCGGCCAACATCTACACGCACAAGACGCTGTCGGGCAGCTTCTCGGTCAAGAACCCCTATCTCGAAAAGCTGCTCAACGAGAAATCGAAGAACAGCGAGGCGGTGTGGAGCTCGATCCTGGAACATGGCGGATCGGTCCAGCACCTCGACTTCCTCTCGACGGAGGAAAAGGACTGCTACAAGACCAGCTTCGAAATCGACCAGCGCTGGCTGCTCGAACTCGCCGGCGACCGCACGCCCTATATCGACCAGGCGCAGTCGCTGAACCTGTTCATCCCGGCGGACGTCGAGAAATGGGACCTGCTGATGCTCCACTTCCGCGCGTGGGAGCTCGGCATCAAGTCGCTTTATTACCTGCGCTCCAAGTCGGTGCAGCGCGCGGGCTTCGCAGGGTCCGGCGGGGTCGAGGCGGACAACACGATCAGCGCGCCGAAGTTCGAGATTGGCGAGACGACGGACTATGACGAATGTCTGGCGTGCCAGTAA
- a CDS encoding hemerythrin domain-containing protein → MVEYRGNDLVDPRRTSWARLVGDHDRIAQQCAALVVLARRPDRPAEAAAVLLLELAVCVADHLGIEDQVIDLTVTAVRTGVSPDDAATMSEALDVLKADWTDFIVRWTPAAVLGHWSRFAGEAETMMSRLSDQVRHENELLYAEALRRGIIDRGQPVLH, encoded by the coding sequence ATGGTCGAATACCGCGGCAACGATCTGGTGGACCCCCGCCGTACGTCCTGGGCGCGACTGGTCGGCGATCACGATCGCATCGCGCAGCAATGCGCCGCCCTCGTCGTGCTCGCCCGTCGGCCGGATCGGCCGGCAGAGGCCGCCGCGGTGCTGTTGCTCGAACTCGCCGTCTGCGTGGCCGATCATCTCGGTATCGAGGATCAGGTGATCGACCTCACCGTCACCGCGGTCCGCACCGGCGTGTCGCCCGACGATGCCGCGACCATGTCGGAAGCGCTCGACGTGCTGAAGGCGGACTGGACCGACTTCATCGTCCGCTGGACCCCGGCGGCGGTGCTGGGACATTGGTCGAGGTTTGCCGGAGAGGCGGAAACCATGATGTCCCGCCTGTCCGATCAGGTACGTCACGAAAACGAGCTGCTCTATGCCGAGGCGCTGCGCCGCGGCATCATCGACCGGGGGCAACCGGTCCTTCACTGA
- a CDS encoding ExbD/TolR family protein, with protein sequence MPRKRAFSPATGPAFDAPLSDLNITPLIDVMLVLLVMMILTLPTVLHEVPVDLPQGYAPPSETVTHPLVLARDGGVTRDGVVLSDAAMPARFKALDADRKALLVMRTDPEARYERFDQVLSEVKRAGITRLGFAENEALVE encoded by the coding sequence ATGCCACGCAAGCGTGCCTTCTCTCCCGCGACCGGCCCGGCCTTCGATGCGCCGCTGTCGGACCTCAACATCACGCCGCTGATCGATGTCATGCTGGTGTTGCTGGTGATGATGATCCTGACGCTGCCGACGGTGCTGCACGAGGTGCCGGTCGACCTGCCGCAGGGCTATGCCCCGCCGAGCGAAACGGTGACGCACCCGCTGGTGCTGGCGCGCGACGGCGGGGTGACGCGGGACGGCGTGGTGTTGAGCGACGCGGCGATGCCGGCGCGGTTCAAGGCGCTGGACGCTGACCGCAAGGCGCTGCTGGTGATGCGCACCGACCCTGAGGCGCGCTACGAGCGCTTCGATCAGGTGCTCAGCGAGGTGAAGCGCGCGGGGATCACGCGGCTGGGGTTCGCGGAGAATGAGGCGTTGGTGGAGTGA
- a CDS encoding endonuclease domain-containing protein: MRLYQDQPSGTVQHARTLRKNAPEPERRLLRALRESFPTLKWRHQAPVGPYRADILCFAERLVIEVDGDTHATAIEHDGIRTRSIERQGYRVIRFANNDVMTNLEGVIAQISFSLGEKEGARTAKPCGKDEGDHEQKKGELA; the protein is encoded by the coding sequence ATGCGTCTGTATCAGGACCAGCCTTCGGGCACCGTCCAGCATGCGCGCACGCTTCGCAAGAACGCCCCGGAACCAGAACGCCGCCTGCTCCGCGCCCTCCGCGAATCCTTCCCGACCCTGAAATGGCGCCACCAGGCCCCAGTCGGCCCATATCGCGCCGACATCCTCTGCTTCGCCGAACGCCTCGTCATCGAGGTTGACGGCGACACCCACGCCACCGCCATCGAACACGACGGCATCCGCACCCGCTCCATCGAACGCCAAGGCTACCGAGTGATCCGCTTCGCCAACAATGACGTGATGACGAATCTGGAAGGCGTCATCGCACAAATCTCCTTCTCCCTTGGGGAGAAGGAAGGGGCCCGCACGGCAAAGCCGTGTGGGAAGGATGAGGGTGACCATGAACAGAAAAAGGGCGAGCTGGCATGA